From one Pogoniulus pusillus isolate bPogPus1 chromosome 37, bPogPus1.pri, whole genome shotgun sequence genomic stretch:
- the CNR2 gene encoding cannabinoid receptor 2, which translates to MDTCETHENTSKCSVNSMECFMVLSTQAQKISIATLCGLFGTLCILENSLVLYLIFSSPGTRKKPSYLFISSLAMADILASIIFVCSFVSFHVFKETDFSKEMFLLQLAGVTTSFSASLSSLLLTALDRYLSISRPSEYKLLMTRRRAWIALGVLWVTCATIASLPLLGWNCCTLNSTCSQLFPFVDGSYLSSWVCLTLLLLGCIVCAYARVLRRAHRHVACMQQHQAQGAQQQSSRMRMDVTLAKTLVMVLAVLVLCWSPVLVLMTYSIFSRLSAHLRRAFAFCSTLCLLNSMVNPIIYALRSKELSASLRVVFSQFRRQMKASEESPEAGSAHKCSVIETICEDVRGS; encoded by the coding sequence ATGGATACCTGTGAGACACATGAGAACACCTCCAAGTGCAGTGTGAACTCCATGGAGTGCTTCATGGTGCTCAGCACACAGGCACAGAAGATCAGCATTGCCACCTTGTGTGGCCTCTTTGGGACACTCTGCATTCTGGAGAACAGTTTGGTGCTGTACTTGATCttctcctcccctggcaccaggaAAAAGCCTTCCTACCTCTTCATCAGCAGCCTGGCCATGGCTGACATCCTGGCCAGCATCATCTTTGTCTGCAGCTTTGTTAGCTTCCATGTCTTTAAGGAAACTGATTTCTCCAAAGAGatgttcctgctgcagctggcaggggtgACCAcatccttctctgcctccttgagcagcctgctgctgacagcCCTGGACCGTTACCTCTCCATCAGCAGGCCCTCTGAGTACAAGCTCCTCATGAccaggaggagagcttggatAGCTCTGGGGGTGCTCTGGGTCACCTGTGCCACCATCgcttccctgcctctgctgggctggaactgcTGCACTCTCAActccacctgctcccagctgttCCCCTTCGTGGATGGCAGCTACCTGTCGAGCTGGGTctgcctcaccctgctgctgctgggctgcatcgtCTGCGCCTACGCGCGAGTGCTGCGCAGGGCGCACCGGCACGTGGCCTGcatgcagcagcaccaagctcagggggcacagcagcaaagcagcaggatgaggatgGATGTCACCCTGGCCAAGACACTCGTGATGGTGCTGGCAGTCCTCGTGCTGTGCTGGTCTCCAGTCCTCGTCCTCATGACCTAcagcatcttctccaggctgagtgcTCACCTGCGCAGGGcatttgccttctgcagcacccTCTGCCTGCTCAACTCCATGGTGAACCCTATCATTTATGCCCTGAGGAGCAAGGAGCTGTCTGCCTCCCTCAGGGTGGTCTTTTCTCAGTTCAGGAGGCAGATGAAGGCCTCTGAGGAAAGCCCAGAAGCAGGCAGTGCCCACAAGTGCTCCGTGATAGAGACCATCTGCGAGGACGTGCGTGGGAGTTAG